A segment of the Butyrivibrio fibrisolvens genome:
TGTCTTTTTTTCCTGCTATAACATTACATACATACGCAGGAGTCACTCCAGTTCTCGCAGCTAATTCTGCCTGTGTTATTCCTCGTTCTACGAGAATATCGCTTATTGTTTCTCCCGGATGAATAATCAGATCACGGGATATACCAGTTATCTTTGTCGCCATGATAATCACTCACCCCTTCCACTTCAATCTCTTCACAAATTTTTACAGTATCTTGATTTGCATTCAATTCTATAATCAGCCGTACATTTGCTGATACATGCAATGAATATGTAATCTGCTTATATCCTGATAGTTGTTCTGGCTTTCCCAAACCCAGAGATAGGAATATTCCAAAATTATCAGCCGCTACCAGATGGTCCATCAATTTCTTTATTGCACGCACCCACTCAAATGGCAGTTTTTTCTTCATCTTTGAATAATCAGTGAAATACTTTTCAACTTTCTTATTCGCATAGGTTATTTTCAATAATTACCACCACCGTCCTCCAATTATAAATTAACCATTTGGTTAACGTATTATATCATCAAAGGACAGAAAAGGCAATATCCCCCGTCTTCCATAGTATCTTGAGCCATATATATTACCTTATTTTCAACTGCTTTTATAGTTAAGCACATTGGTACCAGTTTCAGTAAATCCCTGTGCTGATCTTTACCTTTTTTCCCGAAAAGGCCACTCCTATCTTAACAATATCCGTTATGCCTTCCTCTTTCATCTCTGCATCGTATCTTTTTTCCTGTATCTGATCCAATGCGTCTGAAGATAACAGATCAAGCGCTTTATCATCCAGATCTTTATCCCATTTCAGTTCCATGATGATACCAGGTAGCTTTTTCTTTCTGGGAAACATACTGATATCGTACCTTCCATCACCGGACTCCCTGTTGGAACGAATCTTATACTGATTATCCATTAGTGCAACAAGTCCAAGAGTGAGGCCATGATAGAAGCCTTCTGCACCGGCATCGTAAAAGCTTATGGTCTTTTGCATGTATTCGTCAATACCTTCTTGAAGCTTCGTAATATCTAGTTTGTACAGGCTCTCAGCGATCTTGTTAGCCGTTCCTCTGGTCACGACTCCTATCTGTATTAAGTGGGATAATATCTCACTCTTATAAACAGCAGCTATCTCTCGGTTGGGTATAGATACTTCGCAGAGCCATGTTCCGTCTCCCTGAAGTTCTTTACTCAGTGTCTTCAGATATCCTGCAACCAGGAGCAGGCTGTAAATATTCCCCGGTTCTTCTGTCAAAGATCTGTAAACGACATTCTGATCGATTCTTGCAATTACTTTTTCGCCCAGAATAAGCGCATTAAGTTTTTCCGTGATATCACTTGTAGCTACTTTTAGAACATCTTCAAGTACTTCATTCTTGCCGGTATTAACCCAATATGCCTGAGGCAGACAACCTTTCGACAGATAATTGATAACAGACCAGGGATTATATATTTCCTTATTTCCAAAGAGATATCCGTCATACCATTCCTTAAGTTCCTCTTCTTTATCCGAAAAGCCATAAGTCTTAAGCATCTCTTTTACTTCAGTGTCTGTGAAGCCAAAAAAGCCATCATATTCATCATCCATAACGCTGTTAACTGTAAGATTGTTCAGACCACTGAAAATGCTCTCTTGCGCAATCCTTAATATTCCGGTCAAAAATCCATACGACAGGTAACGATTGTCCTTAAACGCTCCGGAAAAAAAGTTTCTCATAAATCCTATGATCTTGTCATAGAATGCTTTGGAATATCCTTCCTGTATGGGTGTATCATACTCATCGATGATTATAATAGGGGCTTTTCCGTAATGCGCTGCCAGCATCTTTGACAATTTCTGTAAAGACGCAGATAGTTCAACCTCACTCACCTGCCCGCTCAATACTTTTTCAAAATAATCTTTCTCATATTTTTCGATCTTATCGCTATTTTTCAGTACAGAGTGTCTTCCAAACTCATCTTGCACAAGTTCGACGATCTTAGAAAAAGTATCTTCCCAGGAATCAAATTTTACATCCTTAAAAGTCAGAAAGATCACAGGGTATTTGCCCTGATGCTCCCTATACTGCGGGCCGCATTTCCATATAGCTTTATCAACAAAGTACTTGCTTGTATCTTCATCAGAAATTTCAAAGAAAACGCGAAGCATGTCCATGTTCAGGGTTTTTCCAAATCGTCTGGGACGGGTAAACAAAGATACCAAAGCTTTTTTATCAAGAAAATCTCGTATCAGTAGTGTCTTGTCAACATAGTAGTATTCAGACTGTGCGCGGATATAATCCGAAATACCAACCGGAAGGGGCTTGAGTTCTTCCTTCACTTCTGTTCTTACATATTCACCTGTACTAATGCGATTATCAGATGGTTTCTTTGCATTATCCGGAATCTGCCACTGCCTTCCAACTTTCTTTGCACCTTTTATCTTGCCATCTATACAAAGTTTTGCTACTCTACGCTCTGATATTCCCCATATTTCTGATATCTCTTTGCATGTTTTCATGGAAATGCTCCTCATTCTTTTATTGTCATCACGGTTAAAGATGTGGGTTTTCTCGCTAATATGGATTATTATTAATTATATTATAAATATTATTCGGAACATCGTCAAACAAATATCGACATTATTCGGAACAATACCAAAGTATTTTCGATATTGTTCCGAATGATGTCAATGTTTATTTGATATTGTTCTAGCAAGATATAAAAAAACGTCATTCATCCCTTTAAGTGAGATGAATGACGCTTTCTTGGAGGTAATCAGTTTTCACACTTTTTATCTTGAGCTTTAGAGTAAGATCAGATCCATCCATGGTCTTAGTTGATAGTACTAGGTTCAATAAACATTATTTAGTTACTCAAGAGGCGGTTGATCTCATCGACCATATCGTTGATAGCACTTGCCTGTTTGGCAACTTCTTCTGTGTTAGAGGCATTACTTGCTGCCATGGTACTGATTGCGGCGAACTGCTCATTCTCGCTTTGGATACTCTCAGCAATATTCTGATTGATGTCAACTGTTCTTTTGATTATATCTGACTGGCGTCTGTGTGCTTCATTCATCTGTGATACAGCTTCTACAGATTCATTGAGCATCTTGGTCATCTCACGCATCTCACCAAATACGTTCTTGAACTGCTCATTCTGCTCTGAGAGTTTGGTTGCATTGTTTTCAACCTGAGATGTCATCTCTGTTACATTCTTTTGAACTCTTTCTATTATCTCTCCTACATTCTTAAGAGAGCTTTGAGTATTATCAGCAAGTTTTCCAACTTCAGTAGCTACAACTGCAAATCCCTTACCTGCATCACCTGCTCTTGCAGCTTCGATAGATGCGTTCAATGCTAGAAGGCTTGTCGATGATGAGATCCCCTGTATCAATTCAAGAGTAGTACCGATTTCTTCAACTGCTTTTAAGAGTCTTTCTGCTATATCAGTTGTAACAGCCATAGAATCAGATACTTCAGAATTGATATCCTGAAGGTCATTTAACGCACTCTCATTTTCTTTGGACTTCTGAAGCAGGTTACCGGATGTGGCCTCAACTGTTTCTACGTTCTGCTCAACTATACTTGCACATTCACTTAACTCTGACAGATTAGCCATACTCTCATCCGCTTTATTACCAAGAATATTGCTGTTAGCAACAAGTTCCTGGCTGGTGGCACTAAGTTCCTCAGCAGATGCGCTTTCATTAGATGAGATATCCATAAGTGAAGTTCCTGCTGTTACCATCTTGGTAGATATAGATCTTACAGCATCCATAACTCCTGTAACTCTTCTGTTATTCTCTTCAAGTTCATCCTTTTTGGCAGTTATAAGGAAGTGTGATACGAAGAACAGAAACATCAAAAGTCCTGCAAGCGATAATACAAGTCCTACTACGCACATGATTATATCTGTTATAAACAGCTCATCCTTAACAGGAAGCAGATCAGTCCCTCTTATGAACCAGGCAGCAAACATCGATGCTATGCATATGGTACCTGTTATTGCAAGCTGCTTTAGATCCATAAAAAATCCTATAAGGATCAGGAAGAAACATAGAAATCCCCAGAACGTCCTGGTTGGAACCATGTATATGATATAGTTCCATTGGATGATAAGAACAACCGAGCAGAATAGTTTACCAACCTGCAGCTTTCCATCTTTTAGATATCCATCTTCATCAAAAGATGATCTTAAGATCAGCATACCTGTAACAAAAAAGCAAGCATCCATTAATCCGAAGATAATGACAGCAAGCCACGGTATAACCTGATAAAATCCCATCGTCTTCTCTACAACAAACATTGCTGTTGCAATCATACATGCTGAGACAAGAGCTATAATGCCCCACTTGTAGACTGCAGAAAGGTACACTTCAAAAGCCGATTTTCTATTCATCCTAACTTCCTCCATGATTATTGAAAAAGTTAACTCTTTAAAATAATTCGGAATGATTCATAAATTTCTTAATACTCTAAAAAAATTATTCTTCCCCTCCATGGTAAAGTTGAAAAAAGAGAGCCGGGACAAGTTAATGTTCCGGCTCTCTACACTCGCATTTACCTTTTCTGATCTCATGCGTCATCATATCTGCATATCTTTGTGATCAGTTCTTTTTATTTACTTCATAAAACTTTTTATCAGTCATAGTATAGTCCCCACAAGCAGTTTAGCCATTTCTCATTTCGATAATGTTGGTCGCCCCAGAAGTTCGTCATAAGTGATAAAATATTCTGCGCGTATTTCACCATACATTTCACCAAATACATATTGATAGAAGAAATATAAAATGCCATCTTCATAGAAAATGATATTTCCATCCAACTGAGCATTTTCATAAGCTAGATCATACACCTCTTCCGAAGTACTAATACCATAAGGAGATGTGCCCGCGTCATAACCTTTTTCAAAGTCCTGCACAGCTTTATCGGCGATTAGTGTTTTAAACTCGTCCTCTGTTCCATCATAAAAATCTTCAAGCGAAAGTTTTTCACCCGTCTCAATATCAAAAAGGAACTGACCTCTACCCTCAAAATCATGAGAAGATATTCGAAGATCGCTTTCTGTGGAAACCGTTATATATAAGTACTTCTCTTCAAGAACACCAACATCAATTACATGCTCCGAATAAGAATCATAATATGTAGTATTACCGTCTTTATGTTCATCACAGCTCCCATTATCTGAACCATCATCTTTAAAATAATTGATCGCATCCTGTGCATATTCTTTAAGCCAATCATTGATCTTATCAGAATTATCTGAATACTTTTCATCAAGCACAAAATATTCAACATGGTACTGTTTAAAAACGGCACCGCAGTCAGGACATTCTTCCTGGTAAGTCAATGACTCGATGGATCCATATTTGAAAAATCCATATTCATTTACTATACCATCAGTTTCAGTTATATTTGATAGACCTTCATCTTCTATATCCGCCGTATAAAACTTTGTTACTCCATCTTTATAATCAACATAGAACGCCTTTCCATCAGAAACAGTAAAGCCATAAAGACCTGGCGCAAATTTAGTACCGAAATTTTTATATGTGCCTAATGTACCGGGAATACTAGTTGTAGTCATAAGCTCAGTCTCTGTACCAGTAGAAATATCATACTTATATATTGTGTAATCAGCCACATCCAACTCATATTCCTGATAAACATAGTAGTAAATATTGCCATCCACATAAGATATCAGACTAAGAAAATCAATGTAATAATTGTAATTACTTCCTTCTTTATCAACAAATTCTGCAATAGTTTCCGTTGTTCCGGTTTCAAAATAATATACATCAATCTGTGATTGTCCATCTTTATCGCTTTGAAAAATAGCACTCTCTGAATCATAATAATATAAGCAGCTCTCACCATCAAAGCTATAATCCAGCTTTTCAATGTTTCCATCCTCAGATATCACATAGTAATCTTCATCTTTTTTACCAATAAAAAAGCCATTATCATCTATAATCTTATCCAAAGGAGCAAATAATGAATCATCCCATTTAGAACCCATCATATATGAGGAGCACTCCTCATATAGATCATTATACTTGGGCTGTGTTTCATTAAATGATAAACTATCATCCTCTTTATCAAATGCCCGGATACTTATTTTCTCATTGGCATAATCACAAAAGAAAACATATACTATACCTTCATATATCTCTAAGTAAGCCATTTCAGCTTCACACCAGTTAATAACAGGTTCTATCTCTTTACTTTCATAATCGTATGCAATAAGTCGGGCCTTTTTTTCGGTATCATTCCATAGATACTCTCCATAGAAAAGAACTCCATCGCAATAGTTCATATAAGAGAAAGTGTACATTGCTTCATCATCGGATATATGTTCATATATATCATTGATATCATACTTCTGAACATATGACCCATCATGTTCGAAGATGAATATTTCATCAGCATAGTCATAAGTAAAAGTATGAGGTCTGATAACGACACGATCTCCATTTGAAAATCCTTCTTCGGCTTTTACACTAGTATCTTCTTCCGTTTCTTCTTCGACAGATGAATTGTCTATGCCTGATTCATCACTTGCAGAAGTTCCTTTAGATTCTTCATCATCGAAACGATCTATTTCTTCATTCTTTTCATTATGATCACTATTCTCTTGATCATAATGAGACAAGGTAATCATCTCGCTACAACCGATCATAGGAAGAGTAAGTGTGATAGATAATATAATACATGCTATTTTTCTTTTCATAAAACTCCTTTTTTATAAGCATTAAAATAATTCACAATGACATCTGGTGTTTTTGTACATTGGGAGAGCCGATAGCTCTAATCATTTTATCCTATAATGTAATTTATTACTCGGTTATCTGACGAATTGCATATTTCATCCGACGAACTGCTTCTTATCTCGACAAATAATAGTACCAGGTTCAATAAATATTGAAGTTGACACACATTTTCTTGGATGTTAGTATATTTGATGTTCGTATACCATAAAGGTTTCAGAGCGGTTCGCTCACAGTTCCCAAATTGATTGATACTACGGAATTGTTTATAATTGGATTGATAAGTGTTCTAACTTTCTTTTTTCTTAGAAATAATCTTAACTCCTTTATGGATATGACAATAACTATAAAGGAGATGACAAATTGGGCATAACGCCGCATGATATCAATGATTTCTCCAAGTTAAAGACGGAGCTTCGCGACGTTCTTGAATTTATCAAAAGGCAGGATGAAGATAAACTGCTGTTTTGCATGCAATCAGAGAGAGGGGATGACTGGAGTATGAGTGTTGAGTCAATTAACATTATCAATGAATTCACTGGCGCAGGCATCCGCATAGATGAGACAGAGGGAGGAAAGGTAAAAATGTGCAGAGCTACTGAATCTATAAGGGAAGAAGGCGAACAGAAAAAATCCAGAGAGATTGCTGAAAGTCTGGTTAAGAACGGTGTTCCTTTGGATAAGATAATCGCTTCCATCCCTGATATTCCTGAGGATGAGATTCAAGAAATCTTTAACAACATCACTAAAAAGTCTTAATATCCAAAGCAATCAAGGCTTCTGATATGATCATTGTCATACCAGAAGCCTTTTTTATCCGCTAAAAATGTTATACTTCTCAGTCTTTTACTGTAATATAGCTTTCAACGTAGTCCTTCATCTCAAGCAGGTGGTCCGGGTCATCTCCGTCAGTTACATAGAGCATGAACTGAATATTGCTGTTGCCAAGGAGTGTCAGATAAGCATAGCCTGCGTAGTTATAATCAATAACTTCTCCATTGCTTGCTTCCTCGCCGTCTCCCGAAGCGCCTTGATGCACTCCCCAATATGAATCGTAGGAAGCATCTTCGACCCAGAAGATTATGTGATCGCCATTTGCGTCTTCGCCTTCTATGTACACTTCAGAGGTGTAGCCTGACTCTTCATAATAGTGGATATATGATGATTCGATCGATGTAAATAGTGACAGATTCAGGGAATAAGTCTCTCCTGACATTTCGAACTCGAGAGTATCAAGTGATGTATCAAGTTCCTTGCTTACATATTCATGGCCCTCAACCATTGGGTAGTAGGGGGTAAAATACTCATCTACAAATTCATCGCTATACCAGTAATGCGTATACACGCCGGAATTAATAGGTCCAGTCAGGTAGCCTTCGTAGAAATCCAGCTCTACATAGAACTTATCGAAGGTATAGATCTGGTTATTATCGTCCACGATAGGTGAGATGTCCATGAATGCACGAACTTCCTCCGGATAGATCTTACTATCATCATCCTGGAAAAAGACCTCCGGCAAATTATCAGTTGATGCTAAGAGCTGGCCGATTATGCACTCATTAAACGGTACGGCATAAGGATATGGATTGTATATCCAGCATTCTTCGGAAAAATCACTTTCAATATATTCGCCATCAACGTTATCCCATATATCGAGGCAATCAGGGCCATTTCCCATTTCGCCGCTATATGGTCCGACATACATTTCATCCATGGCCGTTAATCTGTCTTCCATTTCTGATCCGCGGTAGTGATATGAAACTATGCATCCCTGATCCTGCAATTCTTTGATGGTCATTCCTGCATAGAACTTAACGCCGTAATCATCAACAAAGCTTCCGTCCCACTGTGAATCCGGACCTGCAACCTGGCCTTTTTCGAATTCACCGCTGTCCTGGTCTTCCTCTTCGCCAGCCTCTTCAGCCTCTTTTTCTTCTTCAGAATCTTCTTCAGAATCTTCAGACTCTTCTTCGGTTTCTTCTTCCCCTTCTTCGGTATCCGCATCCCCTCTACCTAAGCTGACATCTCCGCATCCGGATAATACAGCAAAAGACATTACGAATGCCATGATGCTTGATAAATACTTTTTCTTCATACGCTGTCTCCTTTTGAAATTAGTCTAGACAGCGTATAAGTATACTATGGATGGGGGAATATGTCGAATTATAGGAATATTACCAGGTTCAATATACATTGTTCGGAACAATGTATATTTCGCTTCGATATTGTTCCGAACTATATCAAATTAATACTCATCATACCAGTAATCTTCCGCCGCATCATAAGCTTCGTCTTCATCTTCGTACTCGTCTTCATAATCGTAAAATTCTTCATACTTGTCATCAGCGAAGTCGTCTGCCGAGTCGTAGTCGTGCACGTCGTATGGGTCGTAGCTGCCAGAGCTGCTGCCTGTCGTATCTTTTTTGCCAGAGGAGTCTGTATCTTTTTTGCCAGAAGAATTTGTAGTTGTGGTGTCCTTAGATTTCTTCTTTTCGCTATCGGAGGTCCAGCTGCCATCGGCTTCTATAGTTCCTGTGTCATATTTTATGAGCTTTACTACTTCTCCGTGGCTTTCTCTGCAGTTATAGATAGTATATCTGTTGTTTTTGATCACGCTAAACATATATGTGCCGGGACTATACTCGGTTGTACCGGCAGTAAAGGTGCAGCGTTGGGTGTATTCAATCCATAGATAGTGATCTTTGTATTCTATTGAATCGCGGGGCTGGTATTTGTACTGCTCGAACATCTGGTAATAGTTGCTGCCGTAATACAGTTCGGACAGATTATGCTCTATTTCATCCTGGATCTTTAAGAGCATATTGCACTTGTCTAAATCGGGAATGCTGTTAAAGCTTGTATCCAATTGGACTGTTACATAGGCTTTGTCAAGATTGCCCCATGATCCTATGCGTTCAGCAGTAGTTTCAGCGGAACGTATGTCGTCATATACAACTTCGGCGGTTACTGATTCTACGTAGTCGCCGTCTCTGATCATGTATAAGACGGAGTTTTCTACTGTATATTTATATGCGTCCCTGGCTGCGTCAAGCTCTTCGGCCAGGTTTGGCTTCTCGCGATTGAGGCGCACGTGCTCCCAGTAATGGCCCCAGCTTCCGTATTTGTTGGTTACCTGGTAGTTGATCTTTATGGCTTCTATTATGAGTAGGCCCAGGCAGAATATGATACAGCCCAGGATTAGGGATTTCTTGGTGGATAATTTATTAGATGTATTGGGTTCTTGAATTTCTTCTGACATGGCTTGGTACCTCACGATGAGCGAAAGGGGTGCGCTTTAAGTGTATTCTCGTTGGCGGAATAGCAAAGAGGGAGCACGCGGCTCCCTCTGAGGTTATTATACTATATTGCTTAGTGGTGTGCCAGATTGCGGCTTTTATAATATACTTACTATTCTCAAAGGACTATAATGATTTCTATATCTATAAAGCAGAAGCTGTTGATTGTTCAAGGCCATGGGTGACTATCTATAATGACAAGCACCATTACGAATATGTAAAGTACCCGGAAAGGGATAAGTATAATAGGATTGTTTGATATTTCCTTCTTTAGACGATAAAAGGGAGCCATTTGGGCTCCCTCTAGAATATTATTTCATTGATTTATACTCTTTGTTTAGGAACAAACTCAATTTTAAGGACCATGCCCATTCCATCAGCCAATCTTTTCAAGAGATTAAGCGATGGATTTCGAGTTCCATTTTCTATTTTACTTATATCTGCCTGGTTGATTCCTGTCCGTTCAGCTAGCTCTTTCTGCGTAAGATTCTGCGAATTTCGTGCATCTACTATAGCTCTGATCACATCCATCTCAGGCTGAATGGCTTCATATTCTTTTTTGAATTCTTCATCTTTCAACTGCTCATCAAGCATATCATTAAAGGTTCTCATGATTTATCCATCCTTTCTATATAATCTAATCTGCGTTGTTTTGCCAGTTTTATGGCATCCGGTGGTGTTTTCTGTGTTTTCTTGACCAAATTGTATGGCATATATGCCATATTGTCAATTATAGCGTTCCCTTTCTTCAAACTCAATATTTTTTGTAACGATCAACTCATCTATAGTAACTCCCAGTAATTGAGCCATTATTATAAAGTTATCCATGGAAGGGAGGCTATTTCCTTTTCCGTTTGCTGTAGAATACCACTTATACACGCTCTGTACTGTTCCCAGATGAAGTTCTTTCCTAATATCTTCTGGCTTATATCCTTTTTCTTCGAACATACGCCTAATATTAGCGCATGTAGCCTTAGCATTAATAACCTTTTCAGGCATAGTTAGTCCTCCTCAAATGTTAAAACATAGCCTTTTGGGGTCCAATAATCTGGCATTCCCCTTGTAATTGATTGGAAAAAATTCGAAATGAATCAAGACAATACAGAGTTATTGCATAAAGCAACCGTTAATGATATCTTAGGATATGAAGTTAGCTCGGCCAGAGTTAAATACTTCATACAGGTCAGATGTGCAGCATCTGATTCATTTCAAAGAGGGACGTTTTGCAGAACGTCTCTCTTTTTATTTTCCAATGCCTTGTTCTTTCAAAACGGCATCACTCCTTTATCTCAAATATACTTCTGCGCTATGATCTCCTTCGTTATAGTTTGCAAGATAGCATTCATCTATCACTTTTTGGCAGTCATAATCAACTAATATTACAGACAATTCACCTCTGTATGCTATCTTATAAGCACGCCCTGCCAGATAATCATATGCATACCGATCATTTACAACTATAGAGCCTTTTATCTCCTTAGAAGTCTTGTATTCTAATACATTAGCCAATGCAAGCTGTATATCTAATGGTCTGAAACTGCTGCTTCCTGTGACACATCTTATATCAAACCACCATTGTTTTATTCTGCTCTTTTCAATATTAAGGATTACATTTGGAGCCTTTGAACCGTTAAATCTTTCCAGATCTACGTTATTATTAAAGCGTATGTTCTGAGACATCATGGCTGTAAGAAGGATTCCTGTTATACGCCTTTCTTGATCCAGAAGTTCCATTCTTCTGGTAGATTCAACGTCTTTTAGCCCTTTATAATTCTTTGAAACATTTATGATGTCAGAATGTCTTGAAGATGACTCTTCCACCATTTTTTCTGCCAATATGCTGGCTTTTTGAGTCAGTGTTTCACTATCCTGGTATTCTGCGGTGATCATCATATCTTCGTAAGTAACGCCATTCTGCGGATCAGCTGAGCCGGAAGTTAACTTTTTAATTATTTTAGGACTAGGAACATAATCGCCCTGCTCCGCTTTATAAATGGTCATGTAGCTAACGCCCGCCACTTCGGCATAGTCTCTTAAACTTCTGTCGCCTCTCGCAAGTCTGATAACATCAGCCAGTTCATGATTTTTATTTCGGTTCATAGTAATCCTCATTTCTAAGATTTGCCAAGGATGTGTTAAATATTTTTATACATCAAAATGTAGCTGGTTATGTCATCAGTTTTCTTGTATTTACGCTACTTATATCTATTTTACCATAATAAGAATATTATTCAATCTAAACATAGCAAGCAAGACTGTTTATTATTTTTAACAGTTTTATTGCTCTAAGAAAATCAAGGCTTCTGATATGATATTTTTGTTATCATAACAGAAGCCTTTTTAATTCACTTATGCTCTTTTTGTACTTATCAAAACAAGGTGATTACAATAGATAAGCATCATCCGGCCCGATACATTTTTCTTTGGTATAGACCGACCAATCCGTGATCTGGTCAAAAGAATATGTTCTAACATCACCCTTTTTTATCCCAGCAATATAATATGGATCCTGTGACAGCTCGGCCACAAGGCAGTCGTCTTTTATATCCTTGACTTCAAACCAGATGTGCTCTCTGTTCTGCATCGGATCATCGCCGTCCCAGTGCTCTTTGTCCATAACAAGACCGATCTTGACTGTGGCAAGGCTGTCCTCAAGCTCAAAGCCTTTTTTCAGATAATCAATGCGCTCCCTGGCCAGCCTGCTCATCCTGTCTGTCTCCTGAGTTGAGAAATAATACATCGGATTGTCTTTGATTTCATCATCAAAAGCCTGGATTGGCGTATATTTCTTGTTATCAAGATCATCTGGGGTGAGGTAGCACATCATCACATAGGTATCCTCCGAATGGTACTCGTCCCTGTCATCCTCTCCCCCCATAGCTCCTTCTGGGAAAAAACCTATCGCCTCTCT
Coding sequences within it:
- a CDS encoding AAA family ATPase, which gives rise to MKTCKEISEIWGISERRVAKLCIDGKIKGAKKVGRQWQIPDNAKKPSDNRISTGEYVRTEVKEELKPLPVGISDYIRAQSEYYYVDKTLLIRDFLDKKALVSLFTRPRRFGKTLNMDMLRVFFEISDEDTSKYFVDKAIWKCGPQYREHQGKYPVIFLTFKDVKFDSWEDTFSKIVELVQDEFGRHSVLKNSDKIEKYEKDYFEKVLSGQVSEVELSASLQKLSKMLAAHYGKAPIIIIDEYDTPIQEGYSKAFYDKIIGFMRNFFSGAFKDNRYLSYGFLTGILRIAQESIFSGLNNLTVNSVMDDEYDGFFGFTDTEVKEMLKTYGFSDKEEELKEWYDGYLFGNKEIYNPWSVINYLSKGCLPQAYWVNTGKNEVLEDVLKVATSDITEKLNALILGEKVIARIDQNVVYRSLTEEPGNIYSLLLVAGYLKTLSKELQGDGTWLCEVSIPNREIAAVYKSEILSHLIQIGVVTRGTANKIAESLYKLDITKLQEGIDEYMQKTISFYDAGAEGFYHGLTLGLVALMDNQYKIRSNRESGDGRYDISMFPRKKKLPGIIMELKWDKDLDDKALDLLSSDALDQIQEKRYDAEMKEEGITDIVKIGVAFSGKKVKISTGIY
- a CDS encoding methyl-accepting chemotaxis protein yields the protein MNRKSAFEVYLSAVYKWGIIALVSACMIATAMFVVEKTMGFYQVIPWLAVIIFGLMDACFFVTGMLILRSSFDEDGYLKDGKLQVGKLFCSVVLIIQWNYIIYMVPTRTFWGFLCFFLILIGFFMDLKQLAITGTICIASMFAAWFIRGTDLLPVKDELFITDIIMCVVGLVLSLAGLLMFLFFVSHFLITAKKDELEENNRRVTGVMDAVRSISTKMVTAGTSLMDISSNESASAEELSATSQELVANSNILGNKADESMANLSELSECASIVEQNVETVEATSGNLLQKSKENESALNDLQDINSEVSDSMAVTTDIAERLLKAVEEIGTTLELIQGISSSTSLLALNASIEAARAGDAGKGFAVVATEVGKLADNTQSSLKNVGEIIERVQKNVTEMTSQVENNATKLSEQNEQFKNVFGEMREMTKMLNESVEAVSQMNEAHRRQSDIIKRTVDINQNIAESIQSENEQFAAISTMAASNASNTEEVAKQASAINDMVDEINRLLSN
- a CDS encoding helix-turn-helix transcriptional regulator, which produces MRTFNDMLDEQLKDEEFKKEYEAIQPEMDVIRAIVDARNSQNLTQKELAERTGINQADISKIENGTRNPSLNLLKRLADGMGMVLKIEFVPKQRV
- a CDS encoding helix-turn-helix transcriptional regulator, which encodes MPEKVINAKATCANIRRMFEEKGYKPEDIRKELHLGTVQSVYKWYSTANGKGNSLPSMDNFIIMAQLLGVTIDELIVTKNIEFEERERYN
- a CDS encoding helix-turn-helix transcriptional regulator, translating into MNRNKNHELADVIRLARGDRSLRDYAEVAGVSYMTIYKAEQGDYVPSPKIIKKLTSGSADPQNGVTYEDMMITAEYQDSETLTQKASILAEKMVEESSSRHSDIINVSKNYKGLKDVESTRRMELLDQERRITGILLTAMMSQNIRFNNNVDLERFNGSKAPNVILNIEKSRIKQWWFDIRCVTGSSSFRPLDIQLALANVLEYKTSKEIKGSIVVNDRYAYDYLAGRAYKIAYRGELSVILVDYDCQKVIDECYLANYNEGDHSAEVYLR